The Persephonella atlantica genome includes a window with the following:
- a CDS encoding adenylosuccinate synthase, with amino-acid sequence MGKSLVILGSQWGDEGKGKIVDLLSPDYDYVVRYQGGSNAGHTVIVGDKKYALHLIPSGILREGKKNLITNGVVIALEELIAEMEMVSDVAGDFEGRLFISDRAHIVFPYHKILDGLSEKSKGKDKVGTTLKGIGPAYMAKYARTGIRVADLFDPPYFRSRLESAIGEAKDIAEKIYGESFDLSVDKVYDETLRLFEKVQNLVADTSLMLHKALSRGERVLFEGAQGTMLDIDMGTYPYVTSSNASALGLCNGTGVSPKLIGQAEVYGVSKAYVTRVGAGPFPTELNDGIGQKLRDEGHEYGTTTGRPRRCGWLDLVALRFAARINGMDGLIITKLDVLDHFDEIKVAVAYEYEGEIIKDFPASLKVLENCRPVYKTLKGWDKSTSGLKDKSQLPDEVWEFIKTVEEETGVPVVMLSTGPERSEYIWLK; translated from the coding sequence ATGGGGAAAAGCCTTGTTATTTTAGGTTCCCAGTGGGGAGACGAAGGAAAGGGAAAGATAGTTGACCTTTTATCTCCAGATTACGACTACGTTGTAAGATATCAGGGTGGAAGTAATGCAGGACACACAGTAATAGTAGGAGATAAAAAGTATGCCCTTCACCTTATTCCCTCCGGCATTTTGAGAGAAGGAAAGAAAAACCTGATAACAAATGGCGTTGTCATTGCTTTAGAAGAGCTTATAGCTGAGATGGAAATGGTTTCCGATGTTGCTGGAGATTTTGAAGGAAGACTGTTTATCAGTGATAGGGCACATATTGTTTTCCCATACCACAAAATACTTGACGGACTGTCTGAAAAATCAAAAGGTAAAGACAAAGTAGGAACAACCCTCAAAGGTATTGGACCTGCATACATGGCAAAATATGCAAGGACAGGTATAAGGGTAGCAGACCTTTTTGACCCTCCTTACTTCAGGTCAAGATTAGAAAGTGCTATAGGAGAAGCAAAGGATATAGCAGAAAAGATATATGGAGAGAGTTTTGACCTGTCTGTTGATAAGGTTTACGACGAAACACTCAGGCTGTTTGAGAAGGTTCAAAATTTAGTAGCAGATACATCTTTGATGCTACATAAAGCATTAAGCAGAGGAGAAAGGGTCCTATTTGAAGGGGCACAGGGAACAATGCTTGATATAGATATGGGAACATATCCGTATGTAACATCTTCTAATGCATCTGCCCTTGGTCTGTGTAACGGAACAGGTGTTTCCCCAAAACTTATAGGACAGGCTGAAGTTTACGGTGTCAGCAAGGCTTATGTTACAAGGGTTGGAGCAGGCCCATTCCCAACAGAGCTTAACGACGGCATTGGACAGAAGCTGAGAGATGAAGGGCATGAATATGGAACAACAACAGGAAGACCCCGCAGATGCGGATGGCTTGACCTTGTTGCCCTTAGATTTGCAGCAAGAATCAACGGAATGGACGGTCTAATAATAACAAAGTTAGATGTTTTAGACCATTTTGATGAGATAAAGGTTGCAGTTGCCTACGAATATGAAGGAGAAATCATAAAGGATTTCCCAGCTTCTCTAAAGGTCTTAGAAAACTGCAGACCTGTTTATAAAACATTAAAAGGCTGGGATAAAAGCACATCTGGTCTGAAAGATAAAAGTCAGCTTCCAGACGAAGTATGGGAATTTATAAAAACAGTAGAAGAAGAAACCGGTGTTCCGGTTGTGATGCTCTCCACAGGGCCAGAAAGGTCAGAATATATCTGGCTAAAATAG
- a CDS encoding HEPN domain-containing protein: MNELIDKAQEELDRVEELLEAEFCDDGLVFYHLTNAVLFLLKALSSEYNLNIDSESISEIVETIEKRTTVKFPHWIDEILELEEISVSDGCGASICYDMDMYGDVLDAVYQLKEFVLSQVER, encoded by the coding sequence ATGAATGAGCTGATAGATAAAGCTCAGGAAGAGTTAGACAGAGTAGAAGAGCTGTTAGAAGCAGAGTTTTGTGATGATGGACTTGTTTTTTATCATCTTACAAATGCTGTCCTCTTTCTTCTGAAAGCTCTATCTTCAGAATATAATCTCAACATAGACAGTGAAAGCATATCTGAAATAGTAGAAACAATTGAAAAAAGAACAACTGTAAAATTTCCCCACTGGATAGATGAGATTTTAGAGTTAGAGGAAATCTCTGTATCCGACGGTTGCGGAGCATCTATATGCTATGATATGGATATGTATGGAGATGTTTTAGATGCTGTTTATCAATTAAAAGAGTTTGTTTTATCTCAGGTAGAAAGATGA
- a CDS encoding NAD(P)H-hydrate dehydratase — translation MKLLKSKEMAFADENTIKLTGIPSLVLMENAGRTASQIILEKFNFDRAVVVAGAGNNGGDGLVIARYLLLAGKEVKVFILSDTRKKLSPDNLKNLEIFESFGGEVSLTGENRLRKLANAVKEADLVIDAIFGTGFKPPVKGYRERAIQIINRYAKGVVAVDIPSGLSTDTGQITGLHTKADITITFAYPKIAHVMYPACEYCGEVYIVDISIDRSYLKEIKRFVLEPSQLILPKRKKNSHKYSYGHLLIIGGSAGKTGAPIMSALSASASGSGLVSVAVPQELSSIFETSLIEEMSIPVDSHDGTFGRKACRQIKEIIKNGKFTSISVGMGMSVNENTLKVMEQVIKIKMPVVIDADGINNLALIDSFKLLLQKRKPPTVLTPHIGEMSRLTGLSSKEIVENMEDVAKDFSRETGCYVVLKGSRTVISTPEGSVYYSIRGNEGMATAGTGDVLSGILGTLIYRLGVEEGLKTGVYLHGLAGDLAARDINKESMKATDLIRYIPQALDLLGSYRSDYRFYYSIDPLKPYLEGSQERENNNSFYSN, via the coding sequence ATGAAACTGCTCAAATCAAAGGAGATGGCTTTTGCAGACGAAAACACCATAAAGCTGACAGGCATTCCTTCACTCGTTCTTATGGAAAATGCTGGGAGAACAGCATCACAGATTATTTTAGAAAAATTTAATTTTGATAGGGCTGTCGTCGTTGCAGGAGCAGGAAACAACGGAGGAGACGGACTGGTTATAGCCCGTTATCTTCTCCTTGCAGGGAAAGAAGTCAAGGTTTTTATTCTGTCTGATACGAGGAAAAAACTCTCTCCAGATAACCTGAAAAATCTTGAGATTTTTGAAAGTTTTGGAGGTGAAGTATCACTCACAGGGGAAAACAGACTGAGAAAGTTAGCAAATGCCGTAAAAGAAGCTGACCTTGTAATTGATGCAATATTTGGAACGGGGTTTAAGCCACCAGTTAAAGGATACAGGGAAAGAGCAATACAGATAATAAATAGATACGCCAAAGGTGTTGTTGCTGTTGACATTCCTTCTGGTCTTTCAACAGACACTGGACAGATAACAGGCCTGCACACAAAAGCAGACATCACTATAACATTTGCCTATCCAAAAATTGCTCATGTTATGTATCCGGCCTGTGAGTATTGCGGAGAGGTTTATATAGTTGATATATCAATAGACAGGAGCTATCTAAAAGAGATAAAAAGATTTGTTCTTGAACCTTCACAGCTTATCCTTCCCAAGCGCAAAAAAAACAGCCATAAATACAGTTATGGACATCTGCTGATTATAGGTGGCTCAGCAGGAAAAACAGGTGCACCAATTATGTCTGCCCTCTCTGCATCTGCTTCAGGCTCTGGACTTGTATCTGTCGCTGTTCCGCAGGAGCTGAGCAGCATATTTGAAACATCTCTGATAGAGGAAATGAGCATTCCTGTTGACAGTCACGACGGAACATTTGGGAGAAAAGCCTGCAGACAGATAAAAGAGATAATAAAAAATGGTAAGTTTACCAGCATTTCAGTTGGGATGGGTATGTCTGTTAATGAAAACACTCTGAAAGTTATGGAACAGGTAATAAAAATAAAAATGCCTGTTGTTATAGATGCAGATGGTATAAATAATCTTGCCCTGATAGACAGCTTTAAACTTCTGCTACAAAAAAGAAAACCCCCCACAGTTCTTACACCACACATAGGAGAGATGTCACGGCTGACAGGTCTGAGCAGTAAAGAGATAGTAGAAAACATGGAAGATGTAGCAAAAGATTTTAGCAGAGAAACAGGTTGCTATGTTGTCTTAAAAGGCTCAAGAACTGTGATATCAACACCTGAAGGCAGTGTATATTACTCTATCCGTGGAAATGAAGGTATGGCAACAGCAGGAACAGGAGATGTCCTGTCTGGTATTTTGGGAACGCTGATTTACAGACTTGGAGTTGAGGAAGGTCTGAAGACAGGCGTGTATCTACACGGTCTTGCAGGGGATTTAGCAGCAAGAGATATAAATAAAGAAAGTATGAAAGCTACAGACCTTATCAGATACATCCCACAGGCTTTAGACCTGCTTGGCAGTTATAGGTCTGACTACAGATTTTACTATTCAATAGACCCGTTAAAACCTTATCTTGAAGGATCTCAGGAGAGAGAAAATAATAACAGCTTCTACTCCAACTAA
- a CDS encoding TonB-dependent receptor plug domain-containing protein, with protein MKNILLSVVLTAPVFAYQLDSITVESGYGTKTSQKLITSPSEVITEKEIEERRPLDFKEIIFNRDGFSYTSNGGFGQTTSVYLWGTAPKRTVFYVDGIRFNDFTNPNISAPYELIMMENIQQVEIIKGVQSGVWGADAVGGVINMITKVPEEGFHITLSGMAGYYNTKKTGITVSFANEKIYMLLGYHHFKTSGFSAAEPAKSSPDYGKRWDEIGWERDPYRNETVSFKMGWIITENDRFETVVKNIDAVIHYDAMAGVDAKDYDNPFGYGMSEYFNHYSAQLYKLQYDRKSGSHNITALTSKSTFTRTQYGGYKGEYREFTVSDRYTYGKGFVRFGFSRQDFIHYTSGGTALDKRYHSNGYFLTNVLKVQKFVLSQSLRHDSYSAFKDKTTWKLGGKYYLKKDTFFSANWGTGYNVPTNDQLYNPWWGNSNLKPESSSQWDVGVGFKGFNLTYFHYSIKNLIDYVSYRYENISGKTKIKGIDASYSRFIRPVFIKLSYTYLDTRKSDGKKLPRRPMNQIGFDVVWYPSERASIGISGVYVGKRKDTTGAQTGYYTVINSYINLNITKNLTAYVKINNITDKYYQTVDGYATQARSIYAGADVRW; from the coding sequence ATGAAAAATATTTTACTGTCTGTAGTTCTCACTGCCCCTGTTTTTGCCTATCAGCTTGACAGCATTACTGTTGAGTCTGGTTATGGAACAAAGACTTCACAGAAGCTGATTACTTCGCCATCAGAAGTGATAACAGAAAAAGAGATAGAAGAAAGAAGGCCTTTAGATTTTAAGGAGATTATTTTCAACAGAGATGGTTTTTCCTACACTTCAAATGGCGGTTTTGGTCAGACAACATCTGTTTATCTGTGGGGAACAGCCCCTAAAAGAACGGTGTTTTATGTTGACGGTATAAGGTTCAACGACTTTACAAATCCTAACATATCTGCTCCATACGAGCTTATTATGATGGAAAACATCCAGCAGGTTGAAATTATAAAAGGCGTTCAGTCAGGGGTATGGGGAGCAGATGCTGTTGGTGGAGTAATAAATATGATTACTAAAGTTCCTGAGGAAGGGTTTCATATAACACTCTCTGGTATGGCAGGATACTACAACACGAAAAAAACTGGCATAACAGTTTCCTTTGCAAACGAAAAGATTTATATGCTCCTTGGATACCACCACTTTAAAACTTCAGGTTTTTCTGCTGCAGAACCTGCAAAATCAAGTCCTGATTACGGAAAAAGATGGGATGAGATTGGATGGGAAAGAGACCCTTACAGGAATGAGACTGTCAGTTTTAAGATGGGATGGATAATAACTGAAAACGACAGATTTGAAACAGTGGTAAAAAATATTGATGCTGTTATCCATTATGATGCTATGGCAGGAGTTGATGCTAAAGATTACGATAATCCTTTTGGATATGGAATGTCTGAATACTTTAATCATTATTCTGCTCAGCTTTATAAACTCCAGTATGACAGGAAGTCAGGCAGTCACAACATCACAGCTTTAACCTCAAAGTCTACTTTTACCAGAACCCAGTATGGAGGTTATAAGGGAGAGTATCGGGAATTTACTGTAAGTGATAGATACACCTATGGAAAAGGTTTTGTCAGATTTGGATTTTCCCGTCAGGACTTTATCCATTACACAAGCGGTGGAACAGCTTTAGACAAAAGGTACCACAGCAACGGTTATTTTTTAACAAATGTTTTAAAGGTTCAAAAGTTTGTTCTGTCCCAGTCTTTGAGGCACGACAGCTATTCAGCCTTTAAGGACAAAACCACATGGAAGTTAGGTGGCAAATACTATCTGAAAAAAGATACTTTTTTCTCTGCAAACTGGGGGACAGGATACAACGTTCCAACAAACGACCAGCTTTACAACCCCTGGTGGGGGAATTCTAATCTGAAACCAGAAAGTTCAAGCCAGTGGGACGTGGGAGTTGGATTTAAAGGTTTTAACCTGACTTACTTTCATTACAGCATAAAAAATCTGATTGATTATGTATCTTACCGCTATGAAAACATATCTGGAAAAACGAAAATAAAGGGAATAGATGCCTCTTACAGCCGTTTTATAAGGCCTGTGTTTATAAAACTTAGCTACACATACCTTGATACCAGAAAGTCTGACGGTAAAAAACTTCCAAGAAGACCTATGAATCAGATAGGCTTTGATGTTGTGTGGTATCCTTCAGAAAGGGCAAGTATAGGTATTTCTGGGGTTTATGTTGGAAAAAGGAAGGATACTACAGGAGCTCAGACAGGTTACTACACAGTGATAAACTCCTATATAAATTTGAACATAACAAAAAACCTGACAGCCTATGTTAAGATTAACAACATAACAGACAAATACTACCAGACTGTTGATGGTTATGCAACACAGGCCAGAAGCATATATGCAGGAGCTGACGTTCGTTGGTAA
- a CDS encoding mechanosensitive ion channel family protein, translating into MDNVINTIVSFSIDYGVRFAGAVLVFFIGWIVSKKIVSFARKTMEKAGFDITLAKFLGDFAYVILIILVIIASLGTLGVNTTSFVAILGALTFAVGFALKDQLSNFGAGVLLLIFRPFKVGDFVEAGGATGAVEEIGIINTKMRTGDNRLIYVSNSNIVGGNITNYSAKDTRRIDLTIGVGYEDDLKKVKEVVWDILNSDDRILKEPAPTVAVSELADSSVNFVVRPWVKSSDYWPVYFDLLETIKTRFDREGINIPYPQMDIHIKKES; encoded by the coding sequence ATGGATAACGTTATTAACACTATTGTTAGTTTTTCCATTGATTATGGCGTCCGTTTTGCTGGAGCTGTTCTTGTATTTTTTATTGGATGGATAGTATCTAAAAAGATTGTATCTTTTGCCAGAAAGACAATGGAAAAGGCTGGGTTTGACATCACTCTGGCGAAATTTTTAGGAGATTTTGCTTACGTAATTCTCATCATTTTAGTAATTATTGCTTCCCTTGGAACGTTAGGAGTGAATACCACATCTTTTGTCGCCATTTTAGGTGCGTTAACCTTTGCAGTAGGTTTTGCATTAAAAGACCAGCTCTCAAACTTTGGAGCAGGTGTTTTGCTTCTTATCTTCAGGCCATTTAAGGTGGGAGATTTTGTAGAAGCTGGAGGTGCTACAGGGGCAGTGGAGGAAATTGGTATAATTAATACCAAAATGAGAACAGGAGACAACAGGCTAATCTATGTTTCAAATTCTAATATTGTTGGAGGAAACATAACAAATTATTCTGCAAAGGATACCAGAAGAATAGACCTGACAATTGGCGTAGGATATGAAGATGATTTGAAAAAAGTGAAAGAGGTTGTATGGGACATTTTAAACAGTGATGACAGAATTTTGAAAGAGCCAGCACCTACAGTAGCTGTGTCTGAACTTGCAGATAGTAGCGTAAATTTTGTGGTTAGACCGTGGGTAAAATCATCAGATTACTGGCCAGTATACTTTGATTTGTTGGAAACTATCAAAACAAGGTTTGATAGAGAAGGAATAAACATTCCTTATCCTCAGATGGATATTCACATAAAGAAAGAAAGTTAA
- a CDS encoding DUF481 domain-containing protein codes for MKKRFILATAVLTGISAISYAQEEKPLKLHGELSYVKTSGNSKTETFATKLEVLKVYIKNRLTGKGEFLYGKTNNTENTNKLYLLGRWERLFNEKLFGFLQGDYLKDKFSGYDYRTVWSAGIGYDIIKTEKHYLKGLISIGYTFEDFKTGGSNDYTTGTAELDYTWQILENLKFKEEFRYRTNLEDTNVYFVNSDSSVQVKINAHFSLGVGYKIAYQNRPPSPGIKKTDTTFLTSLIVDF; via the coding sequence ATGAAAAAAAGGTTTATCTTAGCAACTGCAGTATTAACAGGTATATCTGCTATTTCCTATGCTCAGGAAGAAAAGCCTTTAAAACTGCATGGAGAACTTTCCTATGTGAAAACATCTGGAAACTCTAAAACTGAAACATTCGCAACAAAGTTAGAAGTGCTAAAGGTTTATATAAAAAACCGGCTCACCGGGAAAGGGGAATTTTTATATGGAAAAACAAATAATACAGAAAACACGAACAAACTTTACCTGCTTGGAAGATGGGAAAGGTTATTTAATGAGAAACTTTTCGGATTTTTGCAGGGAGACTATCTAAAAGACAAATTTTCTGGATATGATTACAGAACTGTATGGTCAGCTGGAATAGGTTATGACATCATAAAAACAGAAAAACATTATCTAAAAGGACTAATATCAATAGGTTATACCTTTGAAGACTTTAAAACAGGAGGAAGCAACGACTACACTACAGGAACTGCTGAACTTGACTACACGTGGCAGATTTTAGAAAATCTGAAATTCAAAGAGGAGTTTAGATACAGAACAAATTTAGAAGATACTAATGTCTACTTTGTAAACTCTGACAGCTCTGTTCAGGTTAAGATAAATGCCCACTTTTCCCTTGGGGTAGGCTATAAGATTGCATACCAGAACAGACCCCCTTCTCCCGGAATCAAAAAAACAGACACAACATTTCTGACTTCACTTATTGTAGATTTTTAA